The genomic stretch GAGCGCGCGTTCGACCTCCATCTTCGTGAGCGCGCGGGCCAGTACCGGCACGAGGTCGGGCGAGTAGACCCCGACGACCTGGGCGTCGGCGTTCGCGGGGTTCGTCAGCGGGCCGAGCGCGTTGAAGATCGTCCGCATCCCGAGCTCCTTTCGCGGTCCGATGACCGCCTTCATCGCGGGGTGGAACACCGGGGCGAGCATGAACCCGATCCCGTCGCGCTCGATGGCACGCTCGACGGCCGGCGGTTCGGCCTCGATCTCGACCCCGAGCTCGTCGAGCACGTCGGCGCTCCCCGAGGAGGAGGAGACCGAGTAGTTGCCGTGTTTCGCGACGTTGACGCCCGCACCCGCCGCGACGACCGCGCTCGCCGTCGAGACGTTGATCGTGTCGTGGTCGTCGCCGCCGGTCCCACAGGTGTCGACCAGCGGGCGGGAGTCGGGGTCGATGGTCCGGGCCGCGTTCCGCATCCCCTGGGCGAACCCCGCGATCTCGGTCTCGGTCTCGCCCTTCGCCCGGAGCGCCGCGAGCAGCGCCCCGATCTGGGCGTCGGTCGCGTTCTCGAACACCGCCGCCGCGGCCGCTCGGGCCGTCGACAGGTCGAGGTCCTCGCCGTCCGTCACGCGCTCGATGTGCTCTTTCATTGGATCACGGATGTACTACTTCGCGTTGTAATGGACAAATCCGTACATCGACTTAAACGTGTCGTCGCCGGTCGCGGCGCGCCCGTCGGCTGGGTCGTTTCGAAACGTTCAATTGTGCCCCGGCGGAACCACTATTCCCAAGACGGGTTCGTGGTCTAGGCTGGTTATGACACCTCCTTGACATGGAGGAGGCCGGCGGTTCAAATCCGCCCGAACCCACTCGTTCTCCGGATCGAATCTAACGACGGCACAGCGGAACGGTCGGTTTTCTTGCGGAGTCGAGGCATCGCGTTTCCCGGTGTGGAGGGGTCGATACCCCTCCTTCGCTGCTCTTGCGTAGCTGTGGCGATACGTGTCGACGTACCGCAACGAACCGAGAAACCGAGGTCAGTGGATGAGGATCACGTGCCCGCACTCCGGGCACTCGATCTTGTCGTCGTCCGATTCGAACTCCACGGCGTTCTCACATTCGTTGCATCGTTTCTCCATTCGACTGTATTGGTACCGAATGGCAAAGGGACTTCCGACGGTCCGCCGACGGACCGCGCGGTTGAAACCGATACCATCCCGATCCGACCCATGAGCAACCACGAGCCGGACCAGCCGCCGCGCGAGGAGTTCCACCACGACCCCATCGAACACGCGACG from Halococcus hamelinensis 100A6 encodes the following:
- the trpD gene encoding anthranilate phosphoribosyltransferase; translated protein: MKEHIERVTDGEDLDLSTARAAAAAVFENATDAQIGALLAALRAKGETETEIAGFAQGMRNAARTIDPDSRPLVDTCGTGGDDHDTINVSTASAVVAAGAGVNVAKHGNYSVSSSSGSADVLDELGVEIEAEPPAVERAIERDGIGFMLAPVFHPAMKAVIGPRKELGMRTIFNALGPLTNPANADAQVVGVYSPDLVPVLARALTKMEVERALVVHGSGMDEICLHGGTTVAEVDGNDVEEYDLTPADLGLDAAPVEAVAGGTPAENAADLRGIVTGDLRGAKRDIVLANAGAAVYVAGLADDLEAGVASAREAIDSGAAAETLAVLCGAETVPGETA